From Salvia splendens isolate huo1 chromosome 3, SspV2, whole genome shotgun sequence, a single genomic window includes:
- the LOC121795033 gene encoding 36.4 kDa proline-rich protein-like: MPPPVITPPIINPPGIIPPIINPPVTKPPPSSSYPPYTPPPPGATCPIDALKLGLCLDVLGGLVHVGIGNPVENVCCPVLQGLLELEAAVCLCTTIRLKLLNLNIFLPLALQLLVTCGLTPPPGFMCPPL; encoded by the coding sequence ATGCCACCTCCGGTCATCACTCCACCAATCATAAACCCTCCCGGGATCATCCCGCCCATCATAAACCCTCCCGTGACAAAGCCCCCGCCTTCCTCCTCTTATCCTCCCTACACCCCACCACCACCGGGGGCCACGTGCCCTATAGACGCGCTGAAACTAGGGCTGTGCCTCGACGTACTGGGAGGGTTAGTCCACGTGGGTATCGGAAACCCGGTGGAGAACGTATGCTGCCCGGTGCTACAAGGGCTCCTTGAGCTGGAGGCTGCCGTTTGTTTGTGCACAACTATAAGGCTTAAGCTTCTCAACCTCAATATTTTCCTTCCTTTGGCGCTGCAGCTGTTGGTCACGTGCGGCCTCACGCCGCCGCCGGGATTCATGTGCCCGCCGCTCTAG